A single Triticum dicoccoides isolate Atlit2015 ecotype Zavitan chromosome 2A, WEW_v2.0, whole genome shotgun sequence DNA region contains:
- the LOC119353300 gene encoding heat shock 70 kDa protein BIP5-like — protein MPYVRVEVGEDDVRLLRPVEITAAVFADMMDRAAAHLGRKVTRAVLTLPAHYTDAQLYATKEAGILAGLDVLRLVREPVTAAIAYGLDKHRGDARNILVFDLGGSTLDVAVLTLDQGVFETMASRSDAHLGGDDFDRRIAGYFVELIQRKHGRDVTGDDRAMHRLLRECERAKRALSDQHHVLVELKAVLDGVDLSETLTRVLFEELNQDLFLKTMAPLNKALEDAKLEKGDIDDVILMGGSSRIPMVRQLVKDYFDGKEPVNVDGINPAEAVAYGAAVQGSYLTGHHDDDDTGPAHRPGQRGDRPRPLGGIVDVPQPAIDIEAADGAMVKLIRRDAGYPAKGTHVITTYWDKRSTMTIKVIWNWGRREIEVTIEVDEAGTIHAEATDKASGKTAKTSYGSHHRRFSQEEFDAMMREMDEFTRDGKARLEAYVHSIKETLVATGDMELEEKKRGEVEGEVMTGVCDPVISAMQTRLGDGLDDYEDEL, from the exons ATGCCGTACGTCCGGGTGGAGGTGGGCGAGGACGACGTGCGGTTGCTCAGGCCCGTGGAGATCACTGCCGCGGTGTTCGCAGACATGATGGATAGGGCGGCGGCCCACCTGGGCAGGAAGGTCACGCGGGCGGTGCTCACCCTGCCCGCCCACTACACCGACGCGCAGCTGTACGCTACCAAGGAGGCCGGCATCCTCGCCGGCCTCGACGTCCTCCGCTTGGTAAGGGAGCCCGTCACCGCCGCCATCGCCTACGGCCTCGACAAGCATAGGGGCGACGCGAGGAACATCCTCGTGTTCGACCTCGGCGGCAGCACGCTCGACGTCGCCGTGCTCACCCTCGACCAAGGCGTGTTTGAGACCATGGCGAGCCGCAGCGACGCCCACCTCGGCGGTGACGACTTCGACCGGCGAATCGCGGGCTACTTCGTCGAGCTGATCCAGCGGAAGCACGGCCGGGATGTGACCGGCGATGACCGCGCGATGCACAGGCTGCTGCGGGAGTGCGAGCGCGCCAAACGGGCGCTGAGCGACCAACACCATGTGCTCGTGGAGCTCAAGGCGGTGTTGGATGGCGTCGACCTATCGGAGACGCTCACCAGGGTGCTGTTCGAGGAGCTCAACCAAGACCTCTTCTTGAAGACGATGGCTCCGTTGAACAAGGCCTTGGAGGACGCCAAGCTGGAGAAGGGAGACATCGACGATGTCATCCTCATGGGCGGCAGCAGCAGGATCCCCATGGTGCGGCAGCTTGTCAAGGACTACTTCGACGGCAAGGAGCCCGTCAACGTCGACGGGATCAACCCTGCCGAGGCCGTCGCCTACGGGGCCGCAGTACAGGGGAGCTATCTGACCGGACACCATGACGACGACGACACAGGGCCGGCCCATAGGCCGGGGCAACGGGGCGACCGCCCTAGGCCTCTGGGAG GGATAGTTGACGTGCCGCAGCCCGCTATCGACATCGAAGCCGCCGACGGGGCCATGGTGAAGCTGATCCGGAGGGATGCCGGCTACCCGGCAAAGGGGACGCATGTCATCACCACGTACTGGGACAAGCGGAGCACCATGACAATCAAGGT TATATGGAACTGGGGAAGGCGAGAAATCGAGGTGACCATCGAGGTGGACGAGGCGGGCACGATCCACGCCGAGGCGACGGACAAGGCCTCCGGCAAGACGGCCAAGACCAGCTATGGTTCTCATCATCGTCGGTTTAGTCAGGAAGAGTTCGACGCTATGATGCGTGAAATGGACGAGTTCACTAGGGACGGCAAAGCTAGGTTGGAGGCCTACGTGCACAGCATCAAGGAGACCCTTGTCGCTACTGGTGACATGGAgctggaggagaagaagaggggggaggTGGAGGGTGAGGTGATGACG GGCGTGTGCGACCCGGTCATCTCGGCCATGCAGACAAGGTTGGGAGATGGCCTCGATGACTACGAGGATGAGCTTTAG